The following coding sequences lie in one Mucilaginibacter sp. KACC 22773 genomic window:
- a CDS encoding ABC transporter permease, giving the protein MNIEEHVWQLATKKLANEASAAELGELDKLLTENPELKTSLMLIFDWWQDEKEDTETNSSLLFERILQNIKPADTMAEENTRVVPPYLPAYKEHQKSDKRSSILINTGMIKNYLKVALRQLQKQKMYAAIKIGGFAFSIAACLLIALYIRDELSFDKSYPDADRIYRIVGAYNIDAIHEKGTSWPAVMAKTLKNDYPEVEKSGRIMNNSLFWGAGSNELKRADGVQNTHEDGFAYADQSLLEILKIPMVYGDLAHALTEPQTMVISKSKADKYFPGENPVGKVMYLNNNKSRPYKIGAVMQDFPTTSHFHYSFLLTLTGVKFWDGEQETWGASNYDVYVLLKAGADVKALNKKITDGIIQGYYIPDMRRGGDKNADRIAAALTMFLQNIKDINLYSYDIRDGLSHGDIRFVWLFGAVAGFILVIACINFINLATAKSANRAKEVGLRKVVGSQRSGLIGQFLAESLIYSFISFIIAIVLAALLMPYFNTLAAKTLTIPWQHWWFMPTIMAAAVVVGILAGVYPAFYLSGFKPVEVLKGKLATGSKSSFLRNGLVVFQFTTSIILIISTVVIYNQMHYILNKKVGFEKDQVLMIQGTNTLEGEVQNFKNELLKLSAVKSATVSDFLPVSGTKRNGNEFHNEGKQKLEAGTGGQFWDVDADYIKTLGMTIVAGRDFNPKLKTDSQAVIINQTMAQKLGLRNPIGKKISNYGAPVPIIGVVKDFNFESLKGTLDPLVMHLGNSPSIVSVKIKTDNVKGTLAQINAVWKSFSPNQPIRYSFMDEQFANMYADVQRMGRIFTSFAMLAIIIACLGLFALAAFMAEQRSREIGIRKVLGASIANITRLLSLDFVKLVFIAILIASPISWWAMNKWLQDFNPSNRISISWWMFALAGIMAIVIAICTVSYQSIKAALMNPVKSLKAE; this is encoded by the coding sequence ATGAACATAGAGGAACACGTTTGGCAACTGGCGACAAAAAAACTGGCTAACGAGGCATCGGCAGCGGAATTAGGCGAACTGGATAAGCTGTTAACGGAAAATCCCGAGCTAAAAACCTCACTCATGCTAATTTTTGACTGGTGGCAGGATGAAAAAGAGGATACAGAAACCAACAGCTCCTTGTTATTTGAAAGGATACTGCAAAATATAAAGCCCGCAGATACGATGGCCGAAGAAAACACCAGGGTTGTGCCACCTTATTTGCCTGCATACAAAGAACACCAGAAATCGGATAAAAGAAGTTCAATTTTAATTAATACCGGTATGATCAAGAATTATTTAAAAGTTGCCTTAAGGCAGTTGCAAAAGCAAAAAATGTACGCGGCCATTAAAATTGGAGGCTTTGCGTTTAGCATCGCCGCATGTTTATTGATAGCCTTATACATCCGGGATGAGCTTAGCTTTGATAAAAGCTACCCGGATGCCGATAGGATTTACCGGATTGTGGGTGCCTATAACATAGATGCCATACACGAGAAAGGTACTTCCTGGCCTGCTGTTATGGCTAAGACGTTAAAAAACGACTATCCGGAGGTGGAAAAATCGGGCCGGATAATGAATAACTCGCTGTTTTGGGGTGCGGGCAGTAACGAGCTGAAACGTGCGGATGGCGTACAAAACACCCATGAAGATGGTTTTGCTTACGCGGATCAGTCGCTGCTGGAAATACTAAAGATCCCGATGGTATACGGCGACCTGGCGCACGCGCTTACCGAGCCGCAAACCATGGTGATATCAAAAAGCAAGGCCGATAAATATTTCCCTGGTGAAAACCCGGTAGGCAAGGTGATGTACCTTAACAACAATAAAAGCCGCCCTTATAAAATTGGGGCCGTGATGCAGGATTTTCCCACTACATCACATTTCCATTACAGCTTTTTGCTTACCCTAACCGGTGTTAAGTTTTGGGATGGCGAACAGGAAACCTGGGGAGCCAGCAATTACGATGTTTACGTGTTACTTAAGGCGGGGGCAGATGTTAAAGCATTAAATAAAAAGATAACCGATGGCATAATACAAGGCTATTACATACCCGATATGAGAAGAGGTGGCGATAAAAACGCGGATAGGATTGCCGCCGCTTTAACCATGTTTTTGCAAAATATTAAAGATATCAACCTATACTCTTATGATATCCGCGATGGCCTTTCGCACGGTGATATACGTTTTGTGTGGCTGTTTGGTGCGGTGGCGGGCTTTATATTGGTGATAGCCTGTATTAATTTTATTAACCTGGCCACGGCAAAATCGGCCAACAGGGCAAAGGAGGTGGGCTTACGTAAAGTGGTAGGTTCACAGCGCAGCGGCCTGATTGGCCAGTTTTTGGCCGAATCATTGATTTACAGCTTTATCTCCTTTATTATAGCCATTGTTTTGGCGGCATTATTAATGCCTTATTTTAATACGCTTGCAGCAAAAACATTAACCATACCGTGGCAGCACTGGTGGTTTATGCCCACTATAATGGCTGCCGCTGTGGTAGTTGGCATACTGGCCGGTGTTTATCCCGCATTCTACCTCTCCGGCTTTAAACCTGTAGAAGTGTTGAAAGGCAAGCTGGCTACGGGCAGTAAAAGTTCGTTTTTGCGCAACGGGCTGGTTGTTTTTCAATTTACCACATCCATTATATTAATTATCAGCACGGTGGTTATTTATAACCAGATGCATTATATACTGAACAAAAAGGTAGGCTTTGAAAAAGACCAGGTGCTGATGATACAGGGCACGAACACGCTTGAAGGAGAAGTGCAAAACTTCAAAAACGAATTACTAAAGCTATCGGCAGTAAAAAGCGCCACCGTGAGCGATTTTTTACCCGTATCGGGTACCAAGCGCAACGGCAATGAGTTTCATAATGAGGGTAAACAGAAATTGGAAGCCGGTACGGGCGGCCAGTTTTGGGATGTTGATGCCGATTATATAAAAACTCTGGGCATGACTATAGTAGCCGGCCGGGATTTTAACCCTAAACTAAAAACCGATTCGCAGGCGGTTATCATTAACCAAACCATGGCCCAAAAATTAGGCCTTAGAAACCCCATCGGCAAAAAAATAAGCAATTACGGCGCGCCTGTGCCCATTATTGGCGTGGTAAAGGATTTTAATTTTGAAAGCCTAAAAGGTACACTTGATCCGCTGGTGATGCACCTGGGTAACAGTCCGTCTATCGTGTCAGTAAAAATTAAAACCGATAACGTAAAAGGTACGTTGGCGCAGATAAATGCGGTATGGAAAAGCTTTTCGCCAAACCAACCCATCCGTTACAGCTTTATGGACGAGCAATTTGCCAACATGTATGCCGATGTGCAGCGCATGGGTCGCATATTTACCAGCTTTGCTATGCTGGCTATTATCATAGCATGCCTTGGCCTGTTTGCCCTGGCTGCCTTCATGGCCGAACAACGCAGCCGCGAAATAGGCATCCGCAAGGTACTTGGCGCAAGCATAGCCAACATTACCCGGCTGCTTTCGCTGGATTTTGTTAAGCTGGTATTTATAGCCATACTGATAGCGTCGCCCATATCCTGGTGGGCCATGAATAAGTGGCTGCAGGATTTTAACCCCAGCAACCGCATCAGTATCAGCTGGTGGATGTTTGCCCTGGCGGGGATAATGGCCATTGTAATTGCTATTTGTACCGTGAGTTACCAAAGCATCAAAGCCGCGTTAATGAACCCGGTAAAGAGTTTGAAAGCGGAATAG
- a CDS encoding ABC transporter permease, translated as MIKSYLKTAWRFLLKNKTFSFINIIGLATGTLCCLYILLYVQDQYSYDKQHKGVENIYRVTTDLELTGDKHHSGASSPPITPAMRNDFAEVKQFTRVVTTEKFGAKQHLLRYKEKSFYEKDALFVDSTFFDVFSYHFVSGSANSALTEPYSIVLFKPVADKLFGSENAVGKMISIDNSFGKHDYKVMGVVNESLGKSHIHGNMYIAMNSGGFGESVRRNDAWAGNNFLYAYIKLRTDASAAALEKKLPEFLNKYAAQQLKAIGMKKVLHLQPVNSIHTTPGFENELSKTLDPSFLFLLILIAVMIQVIACINFMNLSTARASKRAKEVGVRKVIGAGKGDLIKQFLGESFLLAFIGVAIALPLLILLMPYLNQVTRANIQLDFFSNYKIWIMLLSLIAVTGLVAGSYPAFYLSAFEAIKVIKGNFTNQVSATGIRKSLVVFQFVLSIVLVTGIIVIYSQLNYIKNKDLGFDKNQKLIFNFYTEASQKKMAAFTNDLKELSEVRAVNNADNYLGQFVPHDHGVFLAGGNMAAAVDAQNINTDEHFVKANGVNLISGRDFRLNDTNRVLINETLAKRLGLDVQKAPGTRLYSQYDGKPATFVEIAGVMKNFNYNSLHSEVRPFMMVYQNDPGYFNCMLVSVGSSNYKALLDKISAVWRKDFPEVPFEYTFLDTEVQKQYETEIMLSQIINSFTMVAIVISCLGLFGLAAFSAEQRSKEIGIRKVLGASVTGIVQLLSTDFLKLVIIAFVIATPLAWWGMSKWLQDFEYRVTISWWMFALAGVLAVIVALFTVSFQAIKAALMNPVKSLKAE; from the coding sequence ATGATCAAGAGTTATTTAAAAACAGCGTGGAGGTTTTTGTTAAAAAACAAAACCTTTAGTTTCATCAACATTATAGGCCTGGCTACGGGTACTTTGTGTTGCCTGTATATTTTGTTGTATGTGCAGGACCAGTATAGTTACGATAAACAACATAAGGGTGTCGAGAATATTTACCGGGTGACTACCGACCTGGAGCTGACCGGCGATAAACACCATAGCGGGGCAAGTTCGCCGCCGATAACCCCGGCTATGCGGAATGACTTTGCCGAGGTAAAGCAATTTACCCGCGTGGTAACCACCGAAAAGTTTGGTGCCAAACAACACCTGCTGCGCTACAAAGAAAAGTCGTTTTATGAGAAGGACGCGCTGTTTGTAGATTCTACATTTTTCGACGTATTCAGCTACCACTTTGTGAGTGGCAGCGCTAACAGCGCGTTAACCGAGCCATATTCTATAGTGCTGTTTAAGCCTGTGGCCGATAAGCTTTTTGGCAGTGAGAATGCCGTTGGCAAAATGATATCTATTGATAATTCCTTCGGCAAACACGATTATAAGGTTATGGGTGTGGTTAACGAAAGCCTGGGCAAATCGCACATTCATGGCAATATGTACATAGCGATGAACAGCGGAGGCTTTGGCGAATCGGTAAGGAGGAATGATGCCTGGGCCGGCAACAACTTCCTGTATGCCTACATCAAATTAAGGACCGATGCCAGCGCCGCAGCACTGGAAAAAAAGCTGCCCGAATTTTTGAATAAATATGCGGCCCAACAGCTAAAAGCTATCGGCATGAAAAAGGTATTACACCTGCAGCCGGTAAACAGTATTCACACCACCCCAGGTTTTGAAAACGAACTGAGTAAAACCCTCGACCCTTCGTTTTTATTCCTGCTGATATTAATTGCCGTAATGATCCAGGTAATTGCCTGTATCAACTTCATGAACTTATCCACCGCCCGCGCCTCAAAACGCGCCAAGGAAGTTGGTGTACGCAAAGTGATAGGCGCAGGCAAAGGCGATTTAATCAAACAGTTTTTAGGCGAATCGTTCCTGCTGGCTTTTATAGGTGTTGCCATTGCATTGCCGCTGCTTATATTGCTAATGCCTTACCTTAACCAGGTTACCAGGGCTAATATCCAATTAGATTTTTTTAGTAATTACAAAATCTGGATAATGCTGTTAAGCCTTATAGCGGTTACCGGTTTGGTGGCGGGCAGCTATCCTGCATTTTACCTGTCGGCTTTCGAAGCAATTAAAGTGATCAAGGGGAATTTTACCAACCAGGTTTCGGCAACCGGCATTCGTAAATCGTTGGTTGTTTTCCAATTTGTTTTATCTATAGTTTTGGTTACAGGTATCATTGTTATCTATAGCCAACTAAACTACATCAAGAATAAAGATCTTGGCTTTGATAAAAATCAAAAGCTAATCTTCAATTTTTACACCGAAGCGTCGCAGAAAAAAATGGCTGCTTTTACTAATGATCTGAAGGAACTATCAGAAGTAAGAGCGGTAAATAATGCGGATAACTATTTAGGGCAATTTGTACCGCATGATCACGGCGTTTTCCTGGCAGGTGGCAACATGGCTGCCGCTGTTGATGCCCAAAACATTAATACCGACGAACATTTTGTAAAAGCCAATGGCGTAAACTTAATAAGCGGCCGCGATTTCAGGCTGAACGATACCAACCGCGTATTGATCAATGAAACTTTGGCCAAACGCCTTGGCCTGGATGTGCAAAAAGCACCCGGCACCAGGCTGTACTCCCAATATGATGGCAAACCTGCCACCTTTGTTGAGATAGCGGGCGTAATGAAAAACTTCAATTACAATTCCCTGCACAGCGAGGTACGGCCCTTTATGATGGTTTACCAAAACGATCCCGGCTATTTTAATTGCATGCTGGTATCGGTAGGCAGCAGTAATTATAAAGCGTTGCTTGATAAAATATCGGCAGTTTGGCGTAAAGATTTCCCCGAGGTGCCATTTGAATATACTTTCCTGGATACCGAGGTTCAAAAACAATACGAAACCGAGATCATGCTATCGCAAATCATCAATTCATTTACGATGGTGGCTATTGTGATATCATGTCTTGGCCTCTTCGGCCTGGCAGCTTTTAGTGCCGAGCAGCGCAGCAAAGAGATAGGGATCCGTAAAGTATTAGGTGCAAGCGTAACCGGTATAGTGCAATTGCTATCGACAGATTTTTTAAAGCTGGTGATCATCGCCTTTGTAATAGCCACACCTTTGGCCTGGTGGGGCATGAGCAAATGGCTGCAGGATTTTGAATACCGCGTAACCATTAGCTGGTGGATGTTTGCCCTGGCCGGTGTATTGGCAGTAATAGTGGCCCTGTTTACCGTAAGTTTCCAGGCTATAAAAGCAGCACTAATGAACCCGGTGAAAAGCTTAAAAGCGGAATAA
- a CDS encoding metal-dependent hydrolase family protein: MQKIILFVFLLFVAETAFAQKTYIQCGKLIDGTSPAAQTQITIVVEGKTIVDIQKGYTSGTATDKVINLQNKTVMPGLIDCHVHLESQFNKNSAIQGFTLTDADIAYQASVFAKRTLMAGFTTVRDLGGTGVNISLRKAIRQGLVDGPRVITAGRAISASGGHMDPSDGFRDDAFNHRPGPDEGVADGKDELIKAVRLQFKRGSDVIKIASTGGVLDLSEDGSGAQFSIDEIKAVVETAKDYGLKVACHAHGAEGIRRAILGGVTSIEHGTFMDDEDIKLAKQYGTWYVPTIIAGKSVADSARMPGYFPPVIARKALEIGPQIQQTFTKAYKAGVKIAFGTDAGVYAHGKNYIEFQYMVEGGMTPMEAIKSATGSAADLLGMSSKIGSIASGKSADIVAVDGDPLLDIKAMKNVSFIMKEGKIYSL, from the coding sequence ATGCAAAAAATCATACTCTTCGTTTTTCTTCTTTTTGTTGCAGAAACCGCATTCGCTCAAAAAACTTATATACAATGCGGAAAACTGATCGACGGGACCTCGCCGGCAGCGCAAACACAAATAACTATAGTTGTCGAGGGTAAAACCATTGTCGATATTCAAAAAGGGTATACATCAGGAACCGCTACAGACAAGGTTATTAACCTGCAAAACAAAACGGTAATGCCGGGGCTAATTGATTGCCATGTACACCTGGAATCTCAATTTAATAAAAATTCGGCTATCCAGGGTTTTACATTAACTGATGCCGATATTGCTTACCAGGCATCAGTATTTGCCAAACGCACCCTGATGGCTGGCTTTACCACCGTGCGCGACCTTGGCGGCACCGGCGTAAATATCAGCCTGCGTAAAGCAATAAGGCAGGGGCTGGTTGATGGGCCCAGGGTAATAACTGCCGGCAGGGCAATATCAGCAAGCGGCGGCCATATGGATCCATCGGATGGGTTTAGGGACGATGCTTTTAACCACCGCCCGGGGCCTGATGAAGGCGTAGCCGATGGTAAGGACGAATTGATAAAAGCGGTAAGGCTTCAATTTAAACGCGGATCCGACGTAATCAAAATAGCATCTACCGGTGGTGTACTGGATTTAAGCGAGGATGGGTCGGGCGCACAGTTCAGTATCGACGAAATAAAGGCTGTTGTAGAAACAGCCAAAGATTATGGCCTTAAAGTGGCTTGTCATGCCCATGGCGCCGAGGGCATACGAAGGGCTATACTGGGTGGCGTAACCTCAATAGAGCATGGCACTTTTATGGATGATGAAGATATTAAACTGGCCAAACAATACGGCACCTGGTACGTACCCACCATCATCGCCGGAAAGTCGGTTGCCGATTCGGCCCGGATGCCGGGATATTTTCCGCCGGTAATTGCCCGTAAAGCCCTTGAAATAGGGCCCCAGATACAACAAACGTTTACCAAAGCTTATAAAGCCGGGGTAAAAATTGCCTTTGGCACCGATGCCGGAGTATACGCGCACGGTAAAAACTACATCGAATTTCAGTATATGGTTGAGGGTGGCATGACGCCCATGGAAGCCATAAAGTCGGCAACAGGCAGCGCCGCCGATCTGCTGGGCATGAGTTCAAAAATAGGCAGCATAGCCAGCGGGAAATCGGCTGATATTGTTGCGGTTGACGGCGACCCTTTACTTGATATAAAAGCGATGAAAAACGTAAGCTTTATCATGAAAGAGGGAAAAATATACAGCTTATAA
- a CDS encoding ABC transporter permease produces the protein MLRNYLKIAWRNLIRNKAHAFINIAGLSLGLACSLLILLWVQNELEMDAYHKNSSRLFSVYERQYYDNKVVGQYNTPGLLPDELKKQIPEIEASTGISYGGESTFRVGDKILKMGGVNGGADVFKMFTIPLLEGNVQTALNTPVSMAISNKMAKAFFGNAHAAIGKTIRYENRKDFKVTGVYHDLPKTSSQQYDFIMNWDAFLADNDWAKIWGNNGPSTVIMLRPDANPALVEKKLTHFLDNLNKNQKKGTFTEELGMQPFKDGYLHNNFENGEFKGGRIEYVRLFTIVAIFILLIACINFMNLTTARSVKRAREIGVRKVVGAVRSVLIKQFIGESMLVTTLAVMVSLLLLVLLLPVFNSITQKEIALPFHQPGFWLKLVAITLVTGFISGSYPALFLSSFNPVNVLKGTLKLDTGTTMFRKGLVVFQFFLSVVMITATIVISKQMDYVQSKNLGFDRENLIYIPMNGELIHKYQAFKDEALQMPGIKSISRITATPTGLDNGTSDVDWVGKDHNVQIQFTQVSVGYDFVKTMKLKMAAGRDFSKAYGTDSVGYLINETTLKRLKYADPIGKPLTFWGKKGQIIGVLKDFHFASLHEQIQPLIIRYGEQEGYGNILVKTQPGKTREALASLATLAKQINPAFPFSYTFSDDEYQKLYQNEQIVTKLSNTFAFLAIFISCLGLLGLAMFTAEQRIKEIGIRKVLGASAASLFAMLSSKFLLLVVISLFLALPVSWYAMSAWLRDFAYQTPMHWWIFAIAGGIIIVIAMVTVSFQAIKAALVNPIKSLRSE, from the coding sequence ATGTTAAGGAATTATCTAAAAATCGCATGGCGAAACCTTATCAGGAATAAGGCACATGCGTTTATAAATATTGCGGGACTTTCTTTAGGGCTGGCTTGTAGTTTATTGATCTTACTATGGGTGCAAAACGAACTGGAGATGGATGCTTATCACAAAAACAGCAGCCGTTTATTTTCCGTTTATGAACGCCAGTACTATGATAATAAGGTTGTTGGCCAATATAACACCCCTGGCTTGTTGCCCGATGAGCTTAAAAAGCAAATTCCCGAAATTGAGGCATCAACAGGAATTTCCTACGGCGGCGAAAGCACGTTCCGTGTTGGCGATAAAATCCTGAAAATGGGCGGGGTTAATGGAGGTGCCGACGTTTTTAAAATGTTTACCATCCCTCTACTGGAGGGCAACGTGCAAACGGCTTTAAATACGCCGGTCAGCATGGCCATCTCCAATAAAATGGCAAAAGCTTTTTTTGGCAACGCGCATGCGGCTATTGGCAAAACCATCCGCTATGAAAACCGGAAGGATTTTAAAGTAACCGGCGTTTACCACGACCTGCCCAAAACTTCTTCGCAGCAGTACGATTTTATTATGAACTGGGATGCATTTTTAGCAGATAACGATTGGGCAAAAATCTGGGGCAACAACGGCCCTTCAACCGTTATTATGTTGCGGCCTGATGCCAACCCGGCTTTAGTAGAAAAAAAACTCACCCACTTTTTAGACAACCTGAATAAAAACCAAAAGAAAGGCACATTTACTGAAGAGTTAGGCATGCAACCATTTAAAGATGGATACCTGCATAACAATTTCGAAAACGGCGAATTTAAAGGAGGCCGTATTGAGTACGTGCGCCTGTTTACCATTGTGGCTATTTTTATTTTGCTGATAGCCTGCATCAACTTCATGAACCTTACAACAGCCCGCTCAGTTAAGCGTGCCCGTGAAATTGGCGTGCGCAAAGTTGTCGGTGCGGTGCGTTCGGTGCTAATCAAACAGTTTATAGGCGAATCTATGCTGGTAACTACGCTGGCTGTGATGGTTTCATTATTATTATTGGTATTGCTGCTGCCGGTGTTTAACAGCATTACACAAAAAGAGATAGCGTTGCCATTTCATCAGCCTGGCTTCTGGTTAAAATTAGTAGCCATCACTTTAGTTACCGGCTTTATATCAGGCAGCTACCCGGCTTTGTTTTTATCATCTTTTAACCCGGTAAACGTTTTAAAAGGAACATTGAAGTTAGATACCGGTACAACTATGTTCCGTAAAGGACTGGTGGTATTCCAGTTTTTCCTGTCGGTAGTCATGATTACCGCTACCATTGTGATATCCAAGCAAATGGATTATGTGCAATCAAAAAACCTGGGCTTTGATCGCGAAAATCTTATTTACATCCCGATGAATGGCGAACTGATTCATAAATACCAGGCTTTTAAAGATGAAGCTTTGCAAATGCCGGGCATCAAGTCAATAAGCCGGATCACGGCTACACCAACGGGGCTCGATAACGGCACCAGCGATGTTGATTGGGTAGGTAAAGATCATAACGTACAAATCCAGTTTACACAGGTATCGGTAGGGTACGACTTTGTAAAAACCATGAAACTTAAAATGGCTGCCGGTCGCGATTTTTCGAAGGCTTACGGTACCGATTCAGTAGGATACCTCATCAATGAAACAACGCTAAAAAGATTAAAATATGCCGATCCTATAGGTAAGCCTTTAACCTTTTGGGGCAAAAAGGGACAAATCATCGGCGTATTAAAAGATTTTCATTTTGCATCATTGCATGAGCAAATCCAGCCGCTGATTATTAGGTATGGCGAGCAGGAGGGCTATGGTAATATCCTGGTTAAAACACAGCCCGGCAAAACCCGCGAAGCATTGGCCAGTTTGGCAACCCTGGCTAAGCAAATTAATCCCGCATTCCCATTCAGCTACACCTTCAGCGATGACGAATACCAAAAGCTTTACCAAAACGAACAGATAGTAACCAAACTTTCAAACACGTTTGCGTTCCTGGCTATATTTATATCGTGCCTTGGCCTGTTGGGCTTAGCTATGTTTACTGCCGAGCAACGCATCAAAGAAATAGGCATCCGCAAGGTGTTGGGTGCAAGTGCAGCTTCGTTATTTGCCATGCTATCATCAA